The Asterias amurensis chromosome 21, ASM3211899v1 genome has a segment encoding these proteins:
- the LOC139953172 gene encoding poly(ADP-ribose) glycohydrolase-like isoform X1 — translation MSHQSKEESSKKRLRQTSLEDCFSSVIKRQRRLQEAEESILDDIETSEMNVKPSEGFSEKQRMMREKIAAAAERRRESQSPYSTPPHDEPPSPESDPNIDTKLNESCPTTSHNQPKPKASDGLNVDKPSTSTTGNKPKDTANSSSSYRKSTGNGSRNFESVFSYLEDSDNDDIGESSSYPSNRTRSGAKDSITSPASVRDSPKKPSPRKVNLSPVSKNTLQKKPKIVDSKDEEDSIEDEKDDGNVSPTLEYNSSMPLFTDSEPQSPQDVDVATNKDAERIVWRGVNISEMNRAPDCRTPLPQLKPNNEHTVLFRPYIRTGTPPRPYPDGYRDTWDTNHVRMPCSLENLYPVDGKNGEKTVQSRWELIEQTLLCPITNSLELEEAILTYNARYCTKWNFSGLHHFFTEAVDLNETRHFFSYLLPKIVKLALMLPKICTQAIPLLRQQQTHTITLTQLQIASLLANAFFCTFPRRNAQQKKSEYSRFPDINFNRLFEGSQRKSVGVNQRKAEKLRCIINYFRRIDLQVPAGTVSFTRKALDTMPRWEKSSNTLSKVHGNVTGMIEDEGEGMLQMDFANMYIGGGALGNGLVQEEIRFMICPELIVSRLFTEVLDPNECLVIKGVERFNDYTGYANTFKWTGDYQDSIPRDSWGRKETEIVALDALVFRNFSDQFKPQLLRRELNKAFCGFYENGTPVANLTAIATGNWGCGAFGGDARLKGLLQMMAAAECHRDVAYFTFGDAKLCFELCKMNEFLVSQGVTVGDLWLVLQRYRDEVLSKTKRNFANLYTFIYQVYNDFESSTDNEEDEEKEKEAGEDVDGEDAASPSPDYRVDTP, via the exons ATGAGTCATCAGTCTAAAGAAGAATCAAGCAAGAAGCGGCTGCGACAGACTAGTCTTGAGGATTGCTTCAGCTCGGTCATTAAGCGCCAAAGAAGGCTACAGGAAG CAGAAGAATCCATCCTGGATGACATTGAGACGAGTGAGATGAATGTCAAACCTTCAGAGGGTTTCTCAGAGAAGCAGAGGATGATGCGAGAGAAGATTGCGGCTGCCGCGGAGAGGAGAAG GGAGTCGCAATCTCCGTACTCGACCCCGCCCCATGACGAGCCGCCCTCACCAGAGAGCGACCCGAACATTGACACTAAACTAAACGAATCATGCCCAACCACATCTCACAATCAACCAAAGCCCAAGGCCAGTGATGGCTTGAACGTCGACAAACCATCAACAAGCACAACAGGAAATAAACCCAAAGACACAGCAAACAGCAGTAGCAGCTACAGAAAATCAACAGGAAACGGTAGCAGGAACTTTGAGTCGGTGTTCTCTTATCTGGAAGACAGTGATAATGATGATATTGGGGAGTCATCTTCTTATCCATCTAATAGAACAAGGAGTGGAGCTAAGGACTCCATCACTTCTCCCGCCTCGGTTAGAGACAGTCCCAAAAAACCATCGCCCCGAAAGGTTAACTTGTCCCCAGTTTCTAAGAACACATTGCAGAAGAAACCGAAGATAGTTGATTCCAAGGATGAGGAGGATTCAATTGAAGATGAGAAAGATGACGGGAATGTCTCGCCAACGTTGGAATATAACTCATCGATGCCGTTATTCACAGA TTCTGAGCCACAATCACCTCAAGACGTTGATGTAGCGACGAACAAAGATGCTGAAAGGATAGTATGGAGAGGAGTCAACATTTCTGAGATGAACCGAGCACCTGATTGTCGGACTCCGCTACCTCAGCTCAAACCAAACAACGAACATACCGTACTCTTCAGG CCATATATACGGACTGGCACCCCGCCTCGTCCGTATCCAGATGGATACCGTGATACATGGGACACGAACCATGTCAGGATGCCATGCTCCTTGGAAAACCTCTACCCCGTAGATGGCAAg AATGGCGAAAAGACTGTTCAGAGTCGCTGGGAGCTGATCGAGCAAACACTACTCTGTCCAATCACAAACTCCTTAGAACTGGAG GAGGCCATCTTGACGTACAATGCTCGCTACTGCACCAAGTGGAACTTCTCAGGATTGCATCATTTCTTCACAGAGGCGGTGGATCTGAATGAGACTCGACATTTCTTCAGTTACCTTCTCCCCAAGATTGTCAAGCTGGCGTTAATGCTTCCAAAGATATGTACACAG GCGATACCTCTTCTGAGGCAGCAGCAGACCCATACCATCACTCTCACCCAGCTTCAGATTGCCTCCCTCCTCGCCAATGCATTCTTCTGTACCTTCCCAAGACGCAATGCTCAACAAAAGAAATCGGAATACTCAAGATTCCCGGACATCAACTTCAACAG GTTATTTGAAGGATCACAAAGGAAGTCTGTGGGAGTCAATCAAAGAAAAGCAGAGAAACTTCGCTGCATTATCAACTACTTCAGAAGAATAGACTTGCAAG TCCCAGCTGGTACCGTCTCATTCACACGGAAAGCTCTTGATACAATGCCGAGATGGGAGAAGAGTTCTAACACATTAAGTAAAGTCCACGGTAACGTGACTGGAATGATCGAAGATGAGGGAGAGGGAATGCTGCAG ATGGATTTTGCCAACATGTACATCGGTGGCGGAGCTTTGGGCAACGGCTTGGTGCAAGAGGAGATAAGATTCATGATTTGTCCAGAGCTGATCGTCTCCAGACTGTTCACGGAGGTTCTAGATCCCAATGAGTGCCTCGTCATCAAAG GTGTAGAGAGGTTCAATGACTACACAGGGTATGCTAATACATTCAAATGGACTGGTGACTATCAAGACAGCATCCCCAG AGATTCTTGGGGCCGCAAAGAAACTGAAATAGTCGCTCTCGATGCTCTTGTCTTCCGTAATTTCTCAGACCAGTTCAAACCGCAGCTTCTTCGCAGAGAACTCAATAAG GCGTTTTGTGGTTTCTACGAGAACGGTACACCAGTGGCAAACCTTACAGCCATTGCAACCGGCAACTGGGGATGTGGAGCGTTTGGAGGGGACGCTCGCCTCAAAG GTCTCTTACAAATGATGGCTGCAGCTGAGTGTCATCGTGACGTGGCCTACTTTACTTTCGGGGATGCGAAGCTGTGCTTTGAGCTTTGCAAGATGAATGAGTTCCTTGTGTCACAAGGTGTGACAGTTG GTGACCTCTGGCTGGTGTTGCAGCGCTACCGGGACGAAGTCCTCAGTAAAACTAAAAGAAACTTTGCCAATCTGTACACCTTCATCTACCAGGTATACAACGACTTTGAGTCGTCCACTGATAACGAAGAAGATGAGGAGAAGGAGAAGGAAGCAGGAGAAGATGTTGATGGAGAAGATGCTGCGAGTCCTAGCCCAGATTACAGAGTTGATACTCCGTAG
- the LOC139953172 gene encoding poly(ADP-ribose) glycohydrolase-like isoform X2 codes for MSHQSKEESSKKRLRQTSLEDCFSSVIKRQRRLQEEESILDDIETSEMNVKPSEGFSEKQRMMREKIAAAAERRRESQSPYSTPPHDEPPSPESDPNIDTKLNESCPTTSHNQPKPKASDGLNVDKPSTSTTGNKPKDTANSSSSYRKSTGNGSRNFESVFSYLEDSDNDDIGESSSYPSNRTRSGAKDSITSPASVRDSPKKPSPRKVNLSPVSKNTLQKKPKIVDSKDEEDSIEDEKDDGNVSPTLEYNSSMPLFTDSEPQSPQDVDVATNKDAERIVWRGVNISEMNRAPDCRTPLPQLKPNNEHTVLFRPYIRTGTPPRPYPDGYRDTWDTNHVRMPCSLENLYPVDGKNGEKTVQSRWELIEQTLLCPITNSLELEEAILTYNARYCTKWNFSGLHHFFTEAVDLNETRHFFSYLLPKIVKLALMLPKICTQAIPLLRQQQTHTITLTQLQIASLLANAFFCTFPRRNAQQKKSEYSRFPDINFNRLFEGSQRKSVGVNQRKAEKLRCIINYFRRIDLQVPAGTVSFTRKALDTMPRWEKSSNTLSKVHGNVTGMIEDEGEGMLQMDFANMYIGGGALGNGLVQEEIRFMICPELIVSRLFTEVLDPNECLVIKGVERFNDYTGYANTFKWTGDYQDSIPRDSWGRKETEIVALDALVFRNFSDQFKPQLLRRELNKAFCGFYENGTPVANLTAIATGNWGCGAFGGDARLKGLLQMMAAAECHRDVAYFTFGDAKLCFELCKMNEFLVSQGVTVGDLWLVLQRYRDEVLSKTKRNFANLYTFIYQVYNDFESSTDNEEDEEKEKEAGEDVDGEDAASPSPDYRVDTP; via the exons ATGAGTCATCAGTCTAAAGAAGAATCAAGCAAGAAGCGGCTGCGACAGACTAGTCTTGAGGATTGCTTCAGCTCGGTCATTAAGCGCCAAAGAAGGCTACAGGAAG AAGAATCCATCCTGGATGACATTGAGACGAGTGAGATGAATGTCAAACCTTCAGAGGGTTTCTCAGAGAAGCAGAGGATGATGCGAGAGAAGATTGCGGCTGCCGCGGAGAGGAGAAG GGAGTCGCAATCTCCGTACTCGACCCCGCCCCATGACGAGCCGCCCTCACCAGAGAGCGACCCGAACATTGACACTAAACTAAACGAATCATGCCCAACCACATCTCACAATCAACCAAAGCCCAAGGCCAGTGATGGCTTGAACGTCGACAAACCATCAACAAGCACAACAGGAAATAAACCCAAAGACACAGCAAACAGCAGTAGCAGCTACAGAAAATCAACAGGAAACGGTAGCAGGAACTTTGAGTCGGTGTTCTCTTATCTGGAAGACAGTGATAATGATGATATTGGGGAGTCATCTTCTTATCCATCTAATAGAACAAGGAGTGGAGCTAAGGACTCCATCACTTCTCCCGCCTCGGTTAGAGACAGTCCCAAAAAACCATCGCCCCGAAAGGTTAACTTGTCCCCAGTTTCTAAGAACACATTGCAGAAGAAACCGAAGATAGTTGATTCCAAGGATGAGGAGGATTCAATTGAAGATGAGAAAGATGACGGGAATGTCTCGCCAACGTTGGAATATAACTCATCGATGCCGTTATTCACAGA TTCTGAGCCACAATCACCTCAAGACGTTGATGTAGCGACGAACAAAGATGCTGAAAGGATAGTATGGAGAGGAGTCAACATTTCTGAGATGAACCGAGCACCTGATTGTCGGACTCCGCTACCTCAGCTCAAACCAAACAACGAACATACCGTACTCTTCAGG CCATATATACGGACTGGCACCCCGCCTCGTCCGTATCCAGATGGATACCGTGATACATGGGACACGAACCATGTCAGGATGCCATGCTCCTTGGAAAACCTCTACCCCGTAGATGGCAAg AATGGCGAAAAGACTGTTCAGAGTCGCTGGGAGCTGATCGAGCAAACACTACTCTGTCCAATCACAAACTCCTTAGAACTGGAG GAGGCCATCTTGACGTACAATGCTCGCTACTGCACCAAGTGGAACTTCTCAGGATTGCATCATTTCTTCACAGAGGCGGTGGATCTGAATGAGACTCGACATTTCTTCAGTTACCTTCTCCCCAAGATTGTCAAGCTGGCGTTAATGCTTCCAAAGATATGTACACAG GCGATACCTCTTCTGAGGCAGCAGCAGACCCATACCATCACTCTCACCCAGCTTCAGATTGCCTCCCTCCTCGCCAATGCATTCTTCTGTACCTTCCCAAGACGCAATGCTCAACAAAAGAAATCGGAATACTCAAGATTCCCGGACATCAACTTCAACAG GTTATTTGAAGGATCACAAAGGAAGTCTGTGGGAGTCAATCAAAGAAAAGCAGAGAAACTTCGCTGCATTATCAACTACTTCAGAAGAATAGACTTGCAAG TCCCAGCTGGTACCGTCTCATTCACACGGAAAGCTCTTGATACAATGCCGAGATGGGAGAAGAGTTCTAACACATTAAGTAAAGTCCACGGTAACGTGACTGGAATGATCGAAGATGAGGGAGAGGGAATGCTGCAG ATGGATTTTGCCAACATGTACATCGGTGGCGGAGCTTTGGGCAACGGCTTGGTGCAAGAGGAGATAAGATTCATGATTTGTCCAGAGCTGATCGTCTCCAGACTGTTCACGGAGGTTCTAGATCCCAATGAGTGCCTCGTCATCAAAG GTGTAGAGAGGTTCAATGACTACACAGGGTATGCTAATACATTCAAATGGACTGGTGACTATCAAGACAGCATCCCCAG AGATTCTTGGGGCCGCAAAGAAACTGAAATAGTCGCTCTCGATGCTCTTGTCTTCCGTAATTTCTCAGACCAGTTCAAACCGCAGCTTCTTCGCAGAGAACTCAATAAG GCGTTTTGTGGTTTCTACGAGAACGGTACACCAGTGGCAAACCTTACAGCCATTGCAACCGGCAACTGGGGATGTGGAGCGTTTGGAGGGGACGCTCGCCTCAAAG GTCTCTTACAAATGATGGCTGCAGCTGAGTGTCATCGTGACGTGGCCTACTTTACTTTCGGGGATGCGAAGCTGTGCTTTGAGCTTTGCAAGATGAATGAGTTCCTTGTGTCACAAGGTGTGACAGTTG GTGACCTCTGGCTGGTGTTGCAGCGCTACCGGGACGAAGTCCTCAGTAAAACTAAAAGAAACTTTGCCAATCTGTACACCTTCATCTACCAGGTATACAACGACTTTGAGTCGTCCACTGATAACGAAGAAGATGAGGAGAAGGAGAAGGAAGCAGGAGAAGATGTTGATGGAGAAGATGCTGCGAGTCCTAGCCCAGATTACAGAGTTGATACTCCGTAG
- the LOC139953073 gene encoding microsomal triglyceride transfer protein large subunit-like — protein sequence MRAFILLLVVLCTSCIGLCFSYDLGKTYSYNYVTEVHINEADPSGSDVGFKLSSVVDLSIVWQSGSEQVAKISLRDVSLSNIAERSDDQNTFSAPPTTLMVVSSQPAYFVWTEGKVTQLYVSDSEPEGSADIKKGVISQFQMQKIEGTITETDASGECLVTYALVDNKILKLKDLSSCKTTQSGGFSHQKKGFGIDTQSEASMSCSLSADKKVIKSGVTFERWRTYVNIRSELSTSVTSSQSLALISSDGVAATLSGSTAEGAIMGSGTFQRAEWNSDEMNLQCGEGCRPLSEVVADARGSLTESAIGKTKSVMAYLDVLQAFRSAGKDAILQALVSPDNVAIMPQLFDVLAATQTLPAWEVIQEVVDFSSGEGTEMLERFLLTMAYNNHPVKEQISWLMGMLKEDKVGSQDVRAMMALTVAKLVNSYCYLGSEQCNDQVVIDAINWLLVGVTSEDRFQKILCLNALKNAVQPSSIDTLLTVAESDPDMDVVEVALDALLKFEPKYFTPKVNNALNNIFHEGSRQYSTVTRILATTLLLSKTPSESDVVNIIQSLGGSKQAEMAVFVLQKVIALSKGSSEASETIRIALSDSSIWNYDTISLQGQSVAFDSLFLDTEDVSISFGLDLQMTPSGLLRKSDFHVGLDLKNESLLLLNVGVFSRGLEYFFGEDSGDTGEATAGLNIECMDMKLRMLVFFTGSSELMSMAWNMGSSDGPMPHMRVIGLVQDHSQKLSLQSGFDVDVGIQGSLSLDLGGTLEFSLWDRSSTTIVSTGGSMGIKGSTQINTPFIRTGINFSGKGATRFDFVTSVQFSSLPPLSCLQLMTEPLIYINDVKKYEQLERTERKYESEERRRFRILEQSFKLFDRNTQPCYEMFGKEEEEEEGGWW from the exons ATGAGAGCTTTTATACTTCTTCTTGTGGTACTCTGCACCTCATGTATAG GTCTTTGTTTTAGCTATGACTTGGGCAAAACATACAGCTACAACTATGTAACTGAGGTGCATATTAACGAGGCAGATCCATCTGGAAGTGACGTTGGTTTCAAGCTCTCATCAGTAGTTGACCTTTCAATCGTCTGGCAGAGTGGTTCGGAGCAAGTGGCTAAGATAAGC CTTCGGGATGTGAGTCTCTCCAACATCGCCGAGAGGTCAGATGATCAGAACACTTTCAGCGCCCCTCCAACGACTCTCATGGTTGTCTCGTCCCAGCCTGCCTACTTCGTCTGGACCGAGGGCAAGGTCACCCAGCTGTACGTTAGCGACAGCGAACCTGAAGGCTCGGCAGACATCAAGAAAGGTGTGATCAGTCAATTTCAGATGCAGAAGATTGAAGGGACCATTACAGAG actgaTGCCTCTGGAGAATGCTTGGTCACATATGCGTTGGTCGATAACAAAATCCTGAAACTGAAAGACCTCAGCTCCTGTAAGACCACCCAATCAGGCGGGTTCTCCCACCAGAAAAAGGGCTTCGGTATCGACACCCAATCAGAAGCCTCGATGTCATGCAGTCTGTCAGCTGACAAGAAAGTTATCAAATCAGGCGTGACCTTCGAACGCTGGAGGACGTACGTGAATATTAGAAGCGAGCTTTCAACATCAGTCACATCaag CCAAAGCCTTGCCCTGATCAGCAGTGATGGTGTTGCCGCGACTCTCTCAGGGTCAacagcagagggcgctatcatggGGTCTGGTACTTTCCAGCGAGCAGAGTGGAACAGCGATGAAATGAACCTGCAGTGTGGGGAGGGATGCAGGCCG CTTTCCGAGGTTGTAGCAGACGCACGGGGCAGTCTTACGGAGAGTGCTATCGGTAAAACAAAGTCTGTCATGGCGTACCTGGACGTCCTTCAAGCATTCCGCTCGGCAGGAAAAGACGCCATTCTACAAGCTCTAGTTTCTCCAGACAATGTTGCCATCAT GCCACAGTTATTTGACGTCCTTGCAGCCACACAGACCCTTCCTGCCTGGGAGGTCATCCAGGAGGTAGTCGACTTCTCCAGCGGGGAAGGCACCGAGATGTTGGAGAGATTCCTCCTGACGATGGCTTATAATAACCATCCCGTTAAGGAGCAAATCTCATGGTTAATG GGGATGCTGAAAGAAGACAAAGTTGGAAGTCAAGACGTCCGTGCGATGATGGCTCTAACCGTCGCTAAACTTGTCAACTCTTACTGCTATCTGGGATCTGAGCAATGTAATGATCAG GTTGTGATTGACGCAATAAACTGGCTTCTTGTGGGCGTCACCTCCGAAGATCGATTCCAGAAGATTCTTTGTCTCAACGCCTTGAAGAATGCCGTTCAGCCCAGCAGCATTGATACCCTTCTAACTGTTGCGGAGTCTGACCCTGATATGGACGTTGTCGAGGTTGCTTTGGACGCTCTCCTCAAGTTTGAGCCCAAGTATTTCACTCCAAAG GTCAACAATGCTCTCAACAACATCTTTCATGAGGGTAGCAGACAATATTCAACCGTCACACGGATTCTTGCGACCACCttgttgctaagcaaaacaccTTCTGAGTCAGATGTCGTCAACATCATCCAGTCACTAGGGGGCAGCAAACAGGCGGAGATGGCTGTCTTTGTCTTACAGAAGGTCATCGCACTTTCAAAGGGTTCGTCAGAAGCAAG TGAAACTATCCGAATAGCTTTATCCGATTCAAGCATTTGGAATTACGACACGATATCACTGCAAGGGCAGTCAGTAGCTTTTGACAGCTTATTTCTTG ACACCGAAGATGTATCGATAAGCTTTGGACTTGACCTTCAGATGACCCCGAGTGGTCTCCTCAGAAAAAGTGACTTCCATGTTGGGCTGGACTTGAAAAATGAATCGCTTCTCTTGTTGAAT GTTGGCGTCTTCTCTCGCGGTCTTGAATATTTCTTCGGAGAGGATTCCGGCGATACCGGTGAAGCGACTGCCGGTCTCAACATTGAGTGTATGGACATGAAGCTTCGTATGCTAGTATTCTTTACCGGTAGCAGCGAGTTGATGAGCATGGCGTGGAATATGGGATCATCAGACGGACCTATGCCTCATATGAGGGTGATTGGACTGGTGCAAGATCACTCTCAG AAACTCAGCTTGCAATCAGGGTTCGACGTCGATGTCGGCATCCAAGGAAGTTTATCCCTAGATCTCGGAGGAACTCTTGAGTTCAGTCTATGGGACAGGTCGTCAACTACGATTGTATCAACTGG TGGATCAATGGGTATAAAAGGCTCTACCCAAATCAACACGCCGTTCATCAGAACTGGGATTAACTTCTCTGGCAAGGGAGCGACGAGGTTTGACTTTGTCACGTCAGTTCAGTTCTCATCTCTGCCACCTTTGTCATGCCTACAGCTCATGACTGAACCTCTTATTTATAT AAACGACGTAAAAAAATATGAGCAGCTTGAAAGAACCGAGAGGAAGTACGAGTCTGAGGAGAGAAGGCGGTTCAGGATCTTAGAGCAATCCTTTAAGCTCTTTGATAGGAACACCCAGCCGTGCTATGAGATGTTTGGCAAggaggaggaagaagaagaagggggCTGGTGGTAG